From the genome of Luteibacter rhizovicinus DSM 16549:
GGTACGGGCAAGACCTGGACGATCGCGGCGCTCTACGTGCGTGCCGTGCTCGGCCAGGGCGTGGCGCAGCCTTTGCTGCCGCCGAACATCCTCGTGGTGACCTTTACCGAGGCGGCGACGCAGGAATTGCGCGAGCGAATTCGCGCGCGCCTGGTCGACACAGCGCGCGCGTTTCGTGCGGGCGAGTCGCCCGATGCCTTCCTTGCCGAGTTGCTGGCGTCGTATCCGGCGTCGGCTCATGCAGCGTGCGCGCGCCGTGTCGAGCAGGCGGCACAGTGGATGGACGAGGCCGCCATCTTCACGATTCACGGCTGGAGCCAACGCATGCTGAGCCAGCACGCGTTCGGTAGTGGCCATGCCTTCGTACAGACGCTGGAGCCCGACGAAAGCGAGCTGCTGGCCGATTGCGTGCGCGACTACTGGCGCCAGGCGTTCTATCCACTGGACGCGCGCCAGGTGGCGGCCGTGCTGGCGGAGTGGAAAACGCCGGACGCGTTGATCCAGACACTTCGACCGCTTCTGTCGGGCGGCGAGACGACCTTGCGTGTCAATGGCCAGGCCCTGGACAAAGCCGATGTCGGCGCTCTGTTTACCGCCTTGCGCGCCTGGGAGGACGAAGACGCCAGCCGGCTGGCCGCCGCACGCGAGGCGTGGATGGGTGACGTCGAACGGATCGAGACCCTGCTGCGCGATGCCGTGCGTACCAAGGCGCTGAAGAACAATATCCACCAGCCCGCGTCACTCGAGCGCAATCTGGCAGGCGTCCGTCATTGGCTCGAAACCGGCGAAGCAGGTGCTGTCGATGTCGGTCGTTATGGGTCCGCGCGCCTGGAAGGGGCGACGAGCAAGGGCAATAGCCGGCCCGAGCACCCCGCCTTCGGGGCGGTCGGGCATTGGAGCGAGTGGCAGGCGGGGAAGCCCGCGATTCGGTTCGCGATCCTCGCCGATGCCGTCGAGCGCGTGCGCGAACGCTTCGCCGCGCAGAAGCGCCGGCGTGCCCAGATCGGCTTCGACGACCTGCTGTCCCGGCTCGACCGGGCGCTGGTGTCGGCCTCGGGCGTCGAGCTCGCGGAAACCATCCGGCGACAGTATCCACTGGCGCTTATCGACGAATTCCAGGATACCGATCCACTCCAGTACCGGATTTTCCGCGCGGTCTACGCCGCGAATCCGGACGTGGGTCTATTGCTGATCGGTGATCCTAAGCAGGCGATCTATGCGTTTCGCGGCGCGGATATCCATACGTATCTTTCCGCGCGTGGCGAGGCCGAGGCACCGCACTACAGCCTGGATACCAATCATCGGTCCAGTGCGGGCATGGTCGCCGCCGTCAACGCGATGTTCGCCCGCGCCGAGGGGCATCCGACCGGCGCCTTCCATTTTGCCGGCCAGGGATTGCCCTTCCATAGCGTCCAGGCGCGCGGAAGGGCCGAGCGCTTCATCGTCGACGATGACGACCAGCCCGCCTTGCAGATCTGGCTGCTCGACGACGAGGGGCCGGTCGGCGTGCGCACGTACCGCGAGCAGATGGCAGAGGCCTGCGCGACGGAGATCGTTCGCCTGCTCGAAGCGGCGAAACAAGGACGGACGGGATTCGCGCAGGGCGGCTCGGTCACCGCGCTGAAGCCCGCCGATATGGCAGTCCTCGTCCGCAGCCACAACGAAGCGTCGGAAGTCCGTGCGGCGCTGTCGGCCCGTCGCGTCCGCAGTGTCTTCTTGTCCGATCGGGACTCGGTGCTGGAAAGTATCGAGGCGCACGACGTGCTGCTCTGGCTGCGCGCCGTTGCCGAGCCGTCGTCGGATACCGCGATGCGGGCGGCGCTCGCGACGCGCACGCTCTATCTGGGTTATGGCGAACTCGAGCAGCTGAATGTCGACGAGCGCCACTGGGAGCGACGCGGCCAGCAACTGTTCGAACTGCGTGAAACCTGGCGACGTGCCGGCGTACTGGCAATGCTGCATCGCTTCCTGCATATCTTCGCGCTTCCGGCGCGCCTGCTTGGGCAGGCCGGTGGCGAACGGGCCTTGACCAACCTCCTGCATCTCGCCGAATTGCTTCAGCAGGCAGCCTCGACCATTGAGGGCGAACAGGCCTTGATCCGTCATCTTGCCGAGCGCATCGACGATGCGGCCAGCCACACGGGCGAGGATCAGATCGTCCGCCTGGAGAGTGACGATGACCTGGTCAAGGTCGTGACGATTCACAAGTCCAAGGGCCTGGAGTACCCGCTGGTGTTCCTGCCCTTCGTCTGCGCGAGCGGCGGGACGCGATCGGGGCAGGGTTATCGGTATCACGACGGCAGCGGCGCGCAACTCGAGCTGCTTTCGTCAGGCCACGAGGCGGCTGGCGACTCCGTGCGCGAGGCGAAGGACGCCGCCGAACGTGCGGCCTTGCAGGAGGATCTGCGCCTGCTCTACGTGGCGATGACGCGTGCGCGCCATGCCACCTGGCTAGGCGTGGCGCCGGTTTGCTACAACGCCGCGAAGAAGCCGCAGGTCCACCGCTCCGCCTTCGGGTATCTGCTCAGCGGCGGCCAGGAAATCGACAACGGTGCGATCGAAGGTCTGCTGCGCGCCATGGCGCAGGGCGAGCCGGCGATCAGCATCGACTATATGCCGGCGCCCGACGAGCGCATCTACGTAGCGCCCATGCGCGACGAGCGACCCCTGCCGGCGCGCGAAGCCCGCCTG
Proteins encoded in this window:
- the recB gene encoding exodeoxyribonuclease V subunit beta, with the translated sequence MSTAMEPLRPLSMPLSGIRLIEASAGTGKTWTIAALYVRAVLGQGVAQPLLPPNILVVTFTEAATQELRERIRARLVDTARAFRAGESPDAFLAELLASYPASAHAACARRVEQAAQWMDEAAIFTIHGWSQRMLSQHAFGSGHAFVQTLEPDESELLADCVRDYWRQAFYPLDARQVAAVLAEWKTPDALIQTLRPLLSGGETTLRVNGQALDKADVGALFTALRAWEDEDASRLAAAREAWMGDVERIETLLRDAVRTKALKNNIHQPASLERNLAGVRHWLETGEAGAVDVGRYGSARLEGATSKGNSRPEHPAFGAVGHWSEWQAGKPAIRFAILADAVERVRERFAAQKRRRAQIGFDDLLSRLDRALVSASGVELAETIRRQYPLALIDEFQDTDPLQYRIFRAVYAANPDVGLLLIGDPKQAIYAFRGADIHTYLSARGEAEAPHYSLDTNHRSSAGMVAAVNAMFARAEGHPTGAFHFAGQGLPFHSVQARGRAERFIVDDDDQPALQIWLLDDEGPVGVRTYREQMAEACATEIVRLLEAAKQGRTGFAQGGSVTALKPADMAVLVRSHNEASEVRAALSARRVRSVFLSDRDSVLESIEAHDVLLWLRAVAEPSSDTAMRAALATRTLYLGYGELEQLNVDERHWERRGQQLFELRETWRRAGVLAMLHRFLHIFALPARLLGQAGGERALTNLLHLAELLQQAASTIEGEQALIRHLAERIDDAASHTGEDQIVRLESDDDLVKVVTIHKSKGLEYPLVFLPFVCASGGTRSGQGYRYHDGSGAQLELLSSGHEAAGDSVREAKDAAERAALQEDLRLLYVAMTRARHATWLGVAPVCYNAAKKPQVHRSAFGYLLSGGQEIDNGAIEGLLRAMAQGEPAISIDYMPAPDERIYVAPMRDERPLPAREARLAKAEPWWIASYSALRYADSDVAAPETASDDVIVEYAGEVAAASADAATIHAFERGAEAGTFLHDLLEWIAEEGFAAIAADPVRLRDTVARRCERRGWEASIDLLTNWLLVLLRTSLPLPDGGSFALDSLDDASRYRAELEFLFEARRVDTLALDRIVREHTLGGAPRPALTADRVNGMLKGFIDLIVEHGGRWYVADYKSNWLGVDELAYTPAAMRHSILDSRYELQYALYLLALHRQLRSRLGDAYDYDTHVGGAIYIYLRGVDGNGHGVHVERPTRAMIDALDALFEGVVA